One Mycobacteroides abscessus ATCC 19977 genomic window carries:
- a CDS encoding MmpS family transport accessory protein, with the protein MPLVAAIALGVASVSMWKVHQMSAPEPVITVNQPQAPPEFTPKTLTYEVFGAPGEGGMLSYVDIDGHPHQENVTTLPWSHTETTTLTVVSGSISVQVRGGQVGCRIRVNDVVRDQMSDDHADANVMCRVKSA; encoded by the coding sequence ATGCCATTGGTCGCCGCAATCGCGCTCGGAGTCGCGTCGGTGTCGATGTGGAAGGTGCACCAGATGTCCGCGCCAGAGCCGGTGATCACAGTCAACCAGCCGCAGGCACCGCCGGAATTCACGCCCAAGACGCTCACCTATGAGGTGTTCGGTGCGCCGGGGGAGGGCGGCATGCTGAGCTATGTCGACATCGACGGGCATCCCCATCAAGAGAATGTGACGACGCTGCCGTGGTCGCATACCGAGACCACCACGCTCACTGTGGTGTCGGGCAGCATTTCGGTGCAGGTGCGTGGCGGCCAAGTCGGCTGCCGGATTCGTGTGAATGATGTTGTCCGCGATCAAATGTCAGATGATCATGCCGACGCGAACGTGATGTGCAGGGTGAAATCGGCATGA
- a CDS encoding PepSY-associated TM helix domain-containing protein has product MSLKTRRALVLSHRWIGLICGLLVVIVSTSGALLVYQPELVRALHPEMFHSTPTDNPVGFTRAIAEARSQYPGIQLASASLKDGVYLLRASSETHDTFFVDAGTGVLNGRLDLGAGILGFLVNMHDCGFTCEGYSGYLPFLAQPCPLGKLGAFSGLSWGSALLACAAAVLLLLVLPAPFIWWKAIRKLRNALRVRWGSGRFARDFDLHAIIGIVATVPLLIWAATGLQFEAPGLTTLWYSLTGGHPAERTSTASRGVEDVSVGQAISAAASHFPGAEVTWVGLPDEENPYYRIDLLDPDSPDLRAHSLNYHGNRSVGVDAHDAAHVQILRARPMSVSNAIADEWAGPAAHFGLAVNGYWRAIWFVLGLTPLLLALTGISTWQWRRRARSRAAVKIARVPAAAGPTPASATRTTSPAAEQARAR; this is encoded by the coding sequence GTGTCGTTGAAGACCCGACGCGCTTTGGTTTTGAGCCATCGCTGGATTGGCCTCATCTGTGGGCTGCTGGTGGTGATCGTCAGCACGAGCGGCGCACTACTGGTCTACCAACCGGAGCTGGTCCGGGCGTTGCATCCAGAGATGTTCCACAGCACCCCTACCGACAACCCGGTCGGCTTCACGCGGGCAATCGCCGAAGCACGATCGCAATACCCCGGCATACAGCTCGCGAGCGCATCCCTCAAGGACGGCGTGTATCTACTGCGTGCATCGTCGGAAACACATGACACATTCTTCGTCGACGCCGGAACCGGCGTCCTGAACGGGCGACTGGATCTCGGCGCGGGCATCCTCGGCTTCCTGGTCAACATGCACGACTGTGGTTTCACCTGCGAGGGCTATAGCGGATACCTACCGTTCCTCGCGCAACCGTGCCCGCTGGGAAAACTCGGCGCCTTCTCTGGGCTCTCATGGGGATCGGCGCTACTCGCATGTGCGGCGGCCGTTCTGTTATTGCTCGTGTTGCCCGCTCCATTCATCTGGTGGAAGGCAATCCGAAAGCTACGCAACGCCTTACGCGTTCGCTGGGGCTCCGGGCGCTTCGCTCGCGATTTCGACCTGCACGCGATCATCGGCATCGTGGCCACGGTGCCGCTGCTCATTTGGGCAGCGACCGGATTACAGTTCGAAGCCCCGGGCCTCACCACTCTGTGGTACTCGCTGACCGGAGGACACCCCGCCGAACGGACATCTACCGCGAGCCGTGGCGTCGAGGATGTATCCGTCGGCCAAGCAATTTCCGCGGCCGCCAGCCACTTTCCCGGGGCTGAGGTGACTTGGGTCGGACTCCCAGACGAGGAGAACCCGTACTACCGGATCGACTTGCTGGACCCCGACAGTCCGGATCTGCGGGCACACAGCCTCAACTACCACGGTAATAGATCGGTCGGCGTAGACGCCCATGACGCCGCCCATGTACAAATCCTGCGCGCAAGACCAATGAGCGTATCCAACGCAATCGCCGACGAATGGGCTGGTCCCGCAGCTCATTTCGGACTCGCTGTCAACGGCTATTGGCGTGCGATCTGGTTCGTCCTCGGCCTGACTCCCCTGCTGCTGGCGCTTACCGGCATCAGTACCTGGCAGTGGCGCCGAAGAGCGCGGTCACGGGCAGCCGTCAAGATCGCACGGGTTCCCGCCGCGGCCGGGCCAACACCCGCGTCGGCCACCAGAACCACGTCCCCAGCAGCCGAACAAGCGCGGGCACGATAA
- a CDS encoding RND family transporter produces MSEQSKHSVKRPLIPRMVRVLAVPIVVFWAIVAVTTNTFVPHVEDVAEELAGPMIPHYAPSQRAMLHIGEKFQESTSTSLTMLVLEADRPLDGSDHQYYDDLVRRLKSDTEHVQYVMDTWGKPITAAGAQSLDGKSAFVLLRLAGDIGQTQANKSVEAIKETIDKDTPPRGLKVYVSGAAPLASDTLSVANSSLNNITIVTIFLIIFMLLMVYRSVTTMLVPLFGVLVEMLVARGVVATLGHFGYIELSSFAVNIVIALTLGAGTDYGIFLLGRYHEARNAGLDREDAFYSAYRGVSHVIIGSGLTIAGAGLCLSFARLNYFHTMGPAVAIAMLLTIAAALTLGPALLHLGSLFGLFDPKRRVKARLYRRIGASVVRWPKPILVASAAAVLVGAVFVPTYQVNYDDRAYQPPDAPAKQGFAAADRHFPPSKLFTEMLMVESDHDMRNSADFISLDRVSKSLVRLPGVAMVQSITRPMGRALEHASLPYLFTTQGSGNGQQLPFTKAQNANTDRQAQIMAHSVAVLRQTTDLTQQLADEMHNTVVTMEDMQQVTQDMNEKVSNLDDFMRPLRNYFYWEPHCFDIPVCQSFRSLFDMLDSIDKLAADIKDAVGSLEVVDRLLPQMVALLKLTANDQEALQALIVNTYGQTNLQATATDQTFDDMINVGNDFDASRSDDFFYIPHEAFDNEDIKTGMTLMMSPDGKAARFIVTHMGNAMGPEGIEHVNDFPDAITTALKETSLAGAQVYIGGAGSNNKDIKQYAASDLLIAAIAAFTLIFLIMMVITRSLVAPFVIIGTVAFSFAGAFGLSVLIWQHLVGLPLHWLILPLTFIILVAVGSDYNLLLIARLKEETDAGLNTGLIRALGSTGGVVTSAGLVFAFTMLAMLASDLRTIGQVGTTVCIGLLLDTLIVRSFIVPALVRLLGTWFWWPTRVLARPRREPVRS; encoded by the coding sequence ATGAGTGAGCAGAGCAAGCACAGCGTGAAGCGGCCCCTCATTCCCCGGATGGTGCGTGTTCTCGCGGTGCCTATCGTCGTGTTCTGGGCGATAGTCGCGGTGACGACGAATACGTTTGTGCCACATGTGGAAGATGTTGCCGAGGAGCTCGCGGGCCCGATGATCCCGCACTATGCCCCGTCCCAGCGGGCGATGCTGCATATCGGTGAAAAGTTCCAGGAGTCCACATCCACCAGCCTGACCATGCTGGTGCTGGAAGCCGATCGGCCGCTCGACGGCTCCGATCATCAGTACTACGACGATCTGGTGCGCAGGCTCAAGAGCGACACCGAACACGTTCAGTACGTGATGGATACGTGGGGCAAGCCGATCACGGCTGCCGGTGCGCAGAGCCTGGACGGCAAGTCGGCGTTCGTGCTGCTGCGGTTGGCCGGCGATATCGGTCAAACGCAGGCGAACAAGTCGGTGGAAGCGATCAAGGAGACGATCGACAAGGACACACCGCCGCGCGGACTCAAGGTCTATGTCAGTGGTGCCGCGCCTCTTGCCTCCGACACCCTGAGCGTCGCGAACTCGAGCCTGAACAACATCACCATCGTGACGATCTTCCTGATCATCTTCATGTTGTTGATGGTGTATCGCTCCGTCACCACCATGCTGGTGCCGCTGTTCGGGGTTTTGGTCGAAATGCTGGTCGCCCGGGGAGTTGTCGCCACTCTCGGGCACTTCGGCTACATCGAGCTGTCCTCATTCGCCGTCAACATCGTGATCGCGCTGACGCTCGGGGCGGGGACCGATTACGGAATCTTCCTGTTGGGCCGGTACCACGAGGCGCGCAATGCGGGCTTGGACCGGGAGGACGCCTTCTACTCCGCGTACCGGGGCGTATCCCACGTCATCATCGGCTCGGGCCTGACGATCGCGGGAGCCGGGCTGTGTCTGAGTTTCGCGCGGCTCAATTACTTCCACACCATGGGCCCCGCGGTCGCCATCGCGATGCTCTTGACCATTGCGGCCGCCCTCACCCTGGGGCCGGCCTTGCTGCACTTGGGCAGCTTGTTCGGTCTCTTCGACCCCAAGCGCAGGGTCAAGGCCCGCCTGTACCGCCGCATCGGGGCAAGCGTGGTGCGCTGGCCCAAGCCGATCCTGGTGGCAAGTGCCGCAGCAGTACTCGTTGGCGCGGTGTTTGTGCCGACATACCAAGTGAACTACGACGATCGTGCGTACCAACCGCCGGACGCTCCGGCCAAGCAGGGTTTCGCGGCCGCCGACCGCCACTTTCCGCCAAGCAAGCTGTTCACCGAGATGCTCATGGTCGAGTCGGACCACGACATGCGCAACTCGGCCGATTTCATTTCCCTGGACCGTGTGTCGAAGAGCCTCGTGCGGCTTCCGGGTGTGGCGATGGTGCAGAGCATCACCAGACCCATGGGCCGCGCGCTCGAGCATGCCTCGTTGCCGTACCTGTTTACCACCCAGGGGAGCGGGAACGGTCAGCAGCTTCCTTTCACCAAGGCGCAGAACGCCAATACCGATAGGCAAGCGCAGATCATGGCGCACTCGGTCGCGGTCTTGCGACAGACCACCGACCTGACGCAACAGCTGGCGGACGAGATGCACAACACCGTCGTGACGATGGAAGACATGCAGCAGGTCACTCAGGACATGAACGAGAAGGTCTCTAACCTGGACGATTTCATGCGACCACTGCGCAACTACTTCTACTGGGAGCCGCACTGTTTCGACATTCCCGTCTGCCAGTCCTTCAGGTCGCTGTTCGACATGCTGGACAGCATCGACAAGCTCGCAGCCGACATCAAGGACGCGGTGGGCTCGCTGGAAGTGGTGGACAGGCTTCTCCCGCAGATGGTGGCGCTATTGAAGCTCACCGCCAATGATCAAGAGGCCCTACAGGCCCTCATCGTCAACACCTACGGTCAGACGAACCTGCAGGCCACCGCGACGGACCAGACCTTCGACGACATGATCAACGTGGGTAACGACTTTGACGCGTCTCGCAGTGACGACTTCTTCTACATCCCGCACGAAGCCTTCGACAACGAGGACATCAAAACCGGTATGACGCTGATGATGTCGCCGGACGGCAAGGCCGCTCGCTTCATCGTCACCCACATGGGCAACGCCATGGGGCCCGAGGGCATCGAGCACGTGAACGACTTTCCCGATGCCATTACGACGGCGCTGAAGGAGACTTCGCTGGCCGGTGCGCAGGTATACATCGGTGGCGCCGGTTCGAACAACAAGGACATTAAGCAGTACGCGGCGTCTGATCTCCTGATCGCGGCGATCGCCGCGTTCACTCTGATCTTCTTGATCATGATGGTCATCACACGAAGCCTGGTGGCGCCCTTCGTGATTATCGGTACGGTGGCCTTTTCGTTCGCCGGGGCCTTCGGGCTTTCGGTGCTCATCTGGCAGCACCTCGTCGGGCTGCCCCTGCACTGGCTCATCCTGCCGTTGACCTTCATCATCCTGGTGGCTGTGGGTTCGGACTACAACCTGCTATTGATCGCCCGGCTCAAAGAGGAAACCGACGCCGGACTGAACACCGGGTTGATACGGGCGCTTGGAAGTACCGGAGGTGTGGTCACTTCCGCGGGGCTGGTCTTCGCGTTCACCATGTTGGCAATGTTGGCGAGCGACCTGCGAACCATCGGTCAGGTGGGAACCACCGTATGCATTGGCCTATTGTTGGACACGCTGATTGTGCGTTCGTTTATCGTGCCCGCGCTTGTTCGGCTGCTGGGGACGTGGTTCTGGTGGCCGACGCGGGTGTTGGCCCGGCCGCGGCGGGAACCCGTGCGATCTTGA
- a CDS encoding adenylate/guanylate cyclase domain-containing protein, whose amino-acid sequence MPESDELNAVVDAAVEQVLLGGPRRYTRSQVSQLSGVPVERARTLWVALGFAAADSDDEVAFTDADVSAIRTFAALGSATAANQQSQIAAARTLGQAMARLAEWQADLLTREVGGRLAAEGDDASAESSANAATQTIATLTALQNYAWQRHLAAALHRANETGSTTRQLLVGFADMVGYTRLSRHLDPDELASLLETFETALTEAITTHGGWVIKNVGDEVMFAAASAAAGARIAVAMNTAITEAAQTIPDMPQIRVGLAYGQVLSRFGDLYGTVVNIAARLTGVARPGTILLDDGAAAALGDDGEFSLRHLRGVRVKGFSRLGSHVLRARKR is encoded by the coding sequence ATGCCCGAGTCTGACGAGCTCAACGCGGTCGTCGACGCCGCCGTCGAACAGGTGCTGCTCGGGGGACCGCGTAGATACACCCGCTCACAGGTGTCCCAGCTGTCCGGGGTACCGGTCGAGCGCGCCCGCACGCTATGGGTGGCACTCGGCTTCGCGGCCGCGGACAGCGACGACGAGGTCGCGTTCACCGACGCCGACGTCTCCGCTATCCGCACCTTCGCGGCGCTGGGCAGCGCGACGGCGGCCAACCAACAGAGCCAGATCGCCGCGGCCCGCACCCTGGGGCAGGCCATGGCCCGCTTGGCCGAGTGGCAGGCAGACCTGCTGACTCGCGAGGTGGGCGGACGCCTCGCGGCCGAAGGTGACGATGCATCCGCCGAGTCCAGCGCGAACGCCGCCACGCAGACGATTGCGACCCTGACGGCGTTGCAGAACTACGCGTGGCAGCGACATCTAGCCGCCGCACTGCATCGCGCAAACGAAACGGGAAGCACCACAAGACAGTTGCTTGTCGGCTTCGCAGACATGGTCGGCTACACCCGGCTCTCGCGCCATCTGGATCCCGATGAACTGGCCAGTCTGCTGGAGACATTCGAGACCGCTCTCACCGAGGCGATCACCACCCACGGGGGCTGGGTGATCAAGAACGTCGGCGACGAGGTCATGTTCGCGGCGGCAAGCGCCGCCGCGGGCGCGCGCATCGCAGTCGCTATGAACACGGCGATCACTGAAGCCGCACAAACCATTCCGGACATGCCTCAGATACGCGTGGGACTTGCGTATGGCCAGGTACTGAGTCGCTTCGGCGACCTCTACGGCACAGTGGTCAATATTGCCGCGCGACTGACCGGCGTCGCGCGTCCCGGCACCATACTGCTCGACGACGGGGCGGCCGCCGCCCTAGGTGACGACGGCGAGTTCTCCCTCCGCCATCTGCGCGGAGTGCGCGTCAAAGGCTTCTCCCGCTTGGGCTCGCACGTGTTGCGCGCGCGGAAACGCTGA
- a CDS encoding L,D-transpeptidase → MVVAVSVVEAALAGHVVGVETTAVSLPLDMSVRSIAPMPDRRVGIAHPVVVTFNEPVADRGAAERALGITSTPPMTGRYEWLDNNAVQWSPDRFWPPHSTIKLMVGGKPAEISTGPALIGIASVSRHTFTVSYEGVWRRPSDGAAGLPAPHHLPRLGEEGVFPASMGRPEYPTPLGTYSVLGKERSVLMDSSSVGIPVTAPDGYKIDVENAVRFTTRGLFVHSAPWAVPAMGYENVSHGCISLPPAAAEWYFNNVNIGDPVVVQE, encoded by the coding sequence ATGGTTGTGGCGGTGTCTGTTGTCGAAGCGGCGCTGGCCGGGCACGTGGTAGGAGTTGAGACCACGGCCGTGAGCCTGCCGCTTGATATGAGCGTCAGATCCATTGCGCCAATGCCGGATAGGCGGGTGGGTATCGCACACCCGGTGGTGGTGACATTCAACGAACCCGTAGCCGACCGAGGAGCTGCCGAACGTGCGCTGGGCATCACATCGACACCGCCCATGACAGGTAGGTACGAATGGCTGGATAACAATGCCGTGCAGTGGAGTCCGGACAGGTTCTGGCCGCCGCACAGCACTATCAAACTGATGGTTGGCGGCAAGCCCGCGGAGATTTCGACGGGCCCGGCGCTGATCGGCATCGCGAGCGTCTCGCGGCACACCTTCACGGTGTCCTATGAAGGTGTGTGGCGCAGGCCATCCGATGGAGCGGCGGGATTACCTGCACCGCACCATCTTCCGCGGCTGGGTGAGGAGGGCGTCTTCCCCGCCTCGATGGGCCGGCCGGAGTACCCGACGCCGCTGGGTACCTACTCGGTGTTGGGAAAAGAACGCTCCGTACTGATGGATTCGAGCAGTGTGGGTATTCCGGTCACCGCCCCTGACGGTTACAAGATCGATGTCGAGAACGCCGTTCGTTTCACCACCCGCGGCCTCTTTGTACATTCGGCCCCGTGGGCCGTTCCGGCGATGGGCTATGAGAACGTCAGCCACGGCTGTATCAGCCTGCCCCCGGCCGCCGCCGAGTGGTACTTCAACAATGTCAACATCGGCGACCCAGTGGTCGTGCAGGAGTAA
- a CDS encoding TetR family transcriptional regulator, whose amino-acid sequence MPKRRQVFAEVGYVKATIRGIAAVADVDKSSVTQYFGSTSNPFREAVQWRIPVDELTVPDLAVTAENYLRGLLSGWAAEPAGPMAVLLRNSMTSDDALELLREQVTDHAVSSVAATIDQPDARLRAALLSAVLMVVASQRYLLRLPDLAGASDDDIVALVAPLLTALIAPENAS is encoded by the coding sequence GTGCCGAAGCGCCGGCAGGTGTTCGCCGAGGTTGGCTACGTGAAGGCCACGATTCGTGGCATCGCGGCGGTGGCCGATGTGGACAAGTCATCGGTCACTCAGTACTTCGGGAGTACGAGCAACCCTTTCCGGGAGGCCGTCCAGTGGCGAATCCCGGTTGATGAGCTGACCGTGCCGGACCTTGCGGTAACGGCGGAGAACTATTTGCGTGGCTTACTCTCGGGTTGGGCGGCCGAGCCGGCTGGTCCGATGGCCGTGCTACTGCGTAACAGCATGACCAGCGACGATGCCTTGGAGTTGTTGCGCGAGCAGGTAACCGATCACGCGGTGAGCTCGGTGGCAGCGACTATCGATCAGCCGGACGCGCGGCTGCGAGCGGCGTTGTTGAGCGCCGTGTTGATGGTTGTCGCGAGCCAGCGCTATCTGCTTCGCCTGCCGGATCTGGCGGGCGCCAGCGACGACGACATCGTCGCGCTGGTAGCCCCGCTGTTGACAGCGCTCATAGCTCCGGAAAACGCCAGCTGA
- a CDS encoding heme oxygenase (biliverdin-producing), translating into MNVSSSTVPESLSLAMRDGSRAEHDAAEQSPFISELLAGRVNTDGYVDYLMRLQMIYTAIEDAVRTHREDPLVAAVYDPVLERHHALAADLEHWAPGTRRQVNSAAAQAYQDRIAKADWTGALVAHHYVRYLGDLSGGQAIGRMLDRAFGLGGAGLSFYDFPMRPKPYKDAYRARLDELGLSPRENVRIVDEVKIAFGLNQAVFDELSDNLTAYRR; encoded by the coding sequence ATGAACGTCAGCTCTTCCACGGTTCCCGAATCGTTGTCACTGGCGATGCGTGACGGATCGCGTGCCGAACACGATGCCGCCGAGCAGTCGCCGTTCATCTCCGAACTGCTTGCCGGCCGGGTCAACACCGACGGATACGTCGACTACCTCATGCGGTTACAGATGATCTACACCGCCATCGAAGACGCGGTGCGCACACACCGCGAGGATCCCCTGGTGGCGGCGGTCTATGACCCGGTTTTGGAGCGCCACCACGCGCTCGCCGCAGATCTGGAGCACTGGGCGCCCGGCACCCGGCGGCAGGTGAATTCGGCTGCGGCGCAGGCCTACCAAGATCGCATAGCCAAGGCCGACTGGACTGGAGCGCTCGTGGCGCACCACTATGTTCGATACCTGGGCGATCTCTCGGGCGGTCAGGCTATCGGGCGCATGCTCGACCGCGCATTCGGCCTCGGCGGGGCCGGACTCTCGTTCTACGACTTCCCCATGCGCCCGAAGCCGTACAAAGACGCGTACCGCGCGCGCCTGGATGAGCTAGGACTGAGCCCGCGAGAGAACGTTCGGATAGTGGACGAGGTCAAGATCGCGTTCGGCCTCAATCAGGCCGTCTTTGACGAATTGTCGGACAATCTGACCGCCTACCGGCGCTGA
- a CDS encoding TetR/AcrR family transcriptional regulator produces the protein MARRRGWDGQPPSSDEEAAERIVAAAVKLIGETGSAVSLADVAAELGVIRQTVYRYFPTADALMHAASLASVDGFLDRLTHVVRGITDPAEALTEGVLYTLEEVTRTPHLGIMMSEPYAHSHTSDMTSDEAQAFGLRMLDRFDVDWVQYGYDDAAKRELVEFALRIMLSFFVSPNEATRSRDELRGFLKRWLGGAVLAQGR, from the coding sequence ATGGCGCGTAGGCGGGGATGGGATGGACAGCCACCCAGCAGTGACGAGGAAGCGGCCGAGCGGATCGTCGCCGCAGCGGTGAAACTGATCGGCGAGACAGGCTCGGCCGTGAGCCTTGCGGACGTGGCAGCCGAACTGGGCGTCATTCGGCAAACGGTCTACCGGTATTTCCCCACGGCCGACGCCCTCATGCATGCCGCTTCCCTCGCCTCGGTCGACGGCTTCCTGGACCGGCTCACCCACGTGGTGCGGGGCATCACCGATCCCGCGGAGGCGCTCACCGAGGGCGTGCTCTACACCTTGGAAGAAGTCACTCGCACACCACATTTGGGCATCATGATGTCCGAACCGTATGCCCATTCTCATACCAGCGACATGACATCGGACGAAGCTCAGGCATTCGGCCTCCGCATGCTCGACCGATTCGACGTCGACTGGGTCCAGTACGGATACGACGACGCGGCCAAGCGCGAACTCGTCGAGTTCGCGCTCCGAATCATGCTGTCGTTCTTTGTCTCACCCAACGAAGCAACCCGGTCTCGCGACGAGCTCCGCGGCTTCCTCAAGCGGTGGCTCGGCGGCGCCGTGCTGGCGCAAGGACGCTGA
- a CDS encoding cupin domain-containing protein — protein sequence MKSINRRTVLGGVGVAGVAAAAGAGTDWAFSPPRSHDNPEDVTVTDDAARFGDPRLPAELNTAQPHLFHLGALAPQTFDGGDLRQAHEGNFPILTGQQASVVMVTLQPGGIREPHWHPSAWEINVITSGVATWTLLDPMGHSETFDAHVGDVVFAPQGSLHYFENKGPDDLKLLIVFNASTAEGKDDIGIGASISKLPPDVLSAVFGVPTETFAKFKKINESVTILRRPQT from the coding sequence ATGAAGTCAATCAATCGACGCACGGTGCTCGGCGGAGTCGGCGTCGCCGGGGTTGCGGCCGCTGCCGGCGCCGGCACCGACTGGGCGTTTTCGCCCCCTCGCTCCCATGACAATCCAGAGGACGTAACCGTGACCGATGACGCCGCTCGCTTCGGCGACCCTAGGCTCCCCGCCGAACTGAACACCGCCCAGCCGCATCTGTTTCACCTCGGTGCGCTCGCACCACAAACTTTCGACGGCGGTGACCTGAGACAGGCTCACGAAGGCAACTTTCCCATCCTCACCGGACAGCAGGCGAGCGTCGTCATGGTGACCTTGCAACCGGGCGGAATCCGGGAACCACATTGGCATCCGAGCGCCTGGGAGATCAACGTCATAACCAGCGGCGTGGCCACATGGACCCTGTTGGATCCCATGGGCCATAGCGAAACCTTCGATGCCCACGTCGGTGACGTCGTCTTCGCACCGCAGGGATCGTTGCACTATTTCGAGAACAAGGGCCCCGACGACCTCAAACTGCTCATCGTGTTCAACGCCAGTACCGCAGAAGGCAAGGACGACATCGGAATTGGTGCCTCGATCAGCAAGCTACCGCCCGATGTGCTGTCAGCCGTCTTCGGAGTGCCGACCGAAACCTTCGCGAAGTTCAAGAAGATCAACGAATCCGTCACCATTCTGCGCAGGCCACAGACGTAG
- a CDS encoding TetR/AcrR family transcriptional regulator encodes MPRISASSVEEHREQVHRRVFQAFADLMSEQSFDAITMAKLATAAGIGRTAIYHHFADKEAVIVEFASHETSRYLEGLRAALSDISDPAQRLSVYIRHQLEAGQQFHMGLGNQLYGTLSRDAAVAIREHVVAVEEVLLEILRDGVAAGTFVVEDRAATISLIHACLAPRHLPIEAIQRFVLRALGATP; translated from the coding sequence GTGCCCAGAATCAGCGCCTCTTCCGTCGAAGAGCATCGCGAGCAGGTGCACCGTCGGGTCTTCCAGGCTTTCGCCGATTTGATGTCGGAGCAGAGTTTCGACGCCATCACCATGGCTAAGCTGGCCACGGCAGCGGGAATTGGGCGCACGGCGATCTACCACCATTTCGCCGACAAGGAAGCCGTCATAGTCGAATTCGCCTCGCATGAGACAAGCCGATACCTCGAAGGTCTCCGCGCGGCACTGTCCGATATCAGCGACCCGGCACAACGATTGAGCGTCTACATCCGCCATCAGCTCGAGGCCGGTCAGCAGTTCCATATGGGGTTGGGCAATCAGCTCTACGGGACGCTGTCCCGGGACGCCGCAGTGGCCATCCGGGAGCATGTGGTCGCCGTCGAGGAAGTGCTACTCGAAATCCTGCGGGACGGGGTGGCCGCAGGGACCTTCGTCGTCGAGGATCGGGCTGCGACGATCTCTTTGATCCACGCCTGCCTGGCGCCGCGACACCTGCCCATCGAGGCTATTCAGCGCTTTGTACTGCGCGCATTGGGTGCAACACCGTAA
- a CDS encoding metal-dependent hydrolase codes for MTELIVRKLRFAFADHHVPFLWNESNPAFSSMANAVSFLAIAFEKMIGQMIPEAMPLIADPVIAEEADAFVRQEGQHSMGHRQHAKGLIKSYPGLKETLDEVIASFDDLTANKPLKYRLAYTADLEATFTPVFKLMLDHDDTLFAPGDDRVASLFLWHFVEEVEHRSSALIIYDAVVNDPWYRMRMAPSIFRHVWSVLRIACEGFNKHVPLEDRKVDALSMFGMQARKKSLLQRLPFVDAPNDGPIENAFRHLPAREVMVAMSGAVRSQIPGHNPAHEKLPALADEWFARYEAGYEVTQWYTAGKATGVGV; via the coding sequence ATGACGGAACTGATCGTGCGCAAATTGCGGTTCGCCTTCGCCGATCACCACGTCCCGTTCCTATGGAACGAGTCCAATCCGGCCTTTTCGAGCATGGCCAATGCGGTTTCCTTCCTGGCGATCGCATTCGAGAAGATGATCGGCCAGATGATTCCCGAAGCGATGCCGCTGATCGCCGATCCGGTGATCGCCGAAGAGGCCGATGCGTTTGTGCGGCAGGAGGGCCAGCACTCCATGGGCCACCGCCAACATGCGAAGGGTCTGATCAAGAGTTATCCGGGGCTCAAGGAGACCCTGGACGAGGTGATCGCCTCCTTCGATGACCTCACCGCGAACAAGCCCTTGAAGTATCGGCTGGCGTATACCGCCGATTTGGAGGCAACGTTCACGCCGGTGTTCAAGCTGATGCTCGATCACGACGACACGCTCTTCGCCCCCGGCGATGATCGGGTGGCCTCGTTGTTTCTCTGGCACTTTGTCGAAGAGGTCGAGCATCGCAGCTCGGCACTGATCATCTATGACGCGGTAGTCAACGATCCCTGGTACCGCATGCGGATGGCGCCGTCGATCTTCAGGCACGTCTGGTCGGTGCTGCGCATCGCCTGTGAAGGTTTCAACAAGCACGTCCCCCTCGAAGATCGCAAGGTCGACGCCCTGTCGATGTTCGGCATGCAGGCACGCAAAAAGTCATTGCTCCAACGTCTCCCGTTCGTGGATGCGCCGAATGACGGTCCTATCGAAAACGCGTTCAGACACTTACCGGCGCGCGAAGTCATGGTGGCGATGTCGGGTGCGGTGCGCAGTCAGATTCCAGGCCATAACCCGGCGCACGAGAAGTTGCCGGCACTGGCCGACGAATGGTTCGCCCGGTACGAGGCCGGCTACGAGGTCACTCAGTGGTACACCGCCGGCAAGGCGACGGGAGTGGGAGTCTGA